From Saccopteryx leptura isolate mSacLep1 chromosome 3, mSacLep1_pri_phased_curated, whole genome shotgun sequence, one genomic window encodes:
- the LOC136400344 gene encoding guanylate-binding protein 5-like isoform X3: MWCVPHPEKPKHTLVLLDTEGLGDVEKGDKNNDTQIFALAILLSSTFVYNTMNKIDQRAIDLLHYVTELSNLLWRVASPDTDGVEDTADCVSFFPNLVWTLRDFYLSLETDGQEITADEYLENSLKLKEETDQSTQNFNLPRCCIQKFFPAKKCFIFDSPAHRKKLAQLEKLNNNELDPDFVQQVADFCSYIFQHSKTKTLSGDIKIDGPHLGSLVLTYVNAISRGDLPCMENSVLALAQIKNSVAIQKAIAHYEQYMGQKVQLPTETLQELLDLHRAIEKEAIEVFMKNSFKDVGQTFQKELGMLLEAKQAEFCKQNLEASQNRCSALLQNIFAPLEEDVKKGIFSKPGGHCLFIQKRDVLKAKYYQEPRKGIQAEEALRKYLQSKQSMSDAILQTDQTLTAKEKEREEARLKLEAAKAAAQRLQEHQRKTRELIELRERQHQEQVKQIEMQRAIQQAEQQRALDRQLQEEAAKQQERIQAERIRLQNLIWQQQHNVHSKHNGCFIM; encoded by the exons ATGTGGTGTGTGCCTCATCCTGAGAAGCCAAAACACACCCTCGTTCTGCTTGACACCGAGGGCCTGGGGGATGTAGAGAAG GGTGACAAGAACAATGATACTCAGATCTTCGCACTGGCAATACTACTGAGTAGTACCTTTGTTTACAATACCATGAACAAAATTGACCAGAGGGCTATTGACCTATTGCA TTATGTAACAGAACTATCAAATCTGCTCTGGAGAGTAGCCTCACCTGATACTGATGGGGTTGAAGATACAGCTGACTGTGTGAGCTTCTTTCCAAATTTAGTATGGACTCTGAGAGATTTCTACCTATCCCTGGAAACAGATGGTCAAGAAATCACAGCAGATGAATACCTGGAAAATTCACTGAAGCTGAAGGAAG AGACTGATCAAAGTACTCAGAATTTCAATTTGCCCCGTTGTTGTATACAGAAATTCTTCCCAGCaaagaaatgttttatctttGACTCACCTGCTCACCGGAAGAAGCTTGCCCAGCTGGAGAAACTGAATAACAATGAACTGGATCCTGATTTTGTGCAACAAGTGGCAGATTTCTGTTCCTACATTTTTCAGCATTCCAAGACTAAAACTCTTTCAGGAGACATCAAAATCGATGGACCTC ACCTAGGAAGTTTGGTGCTAACCTATGTCAATGCCATCAGCCGTGGGGATCTACCCTGCATGGAGAACTCAGTATTGGCCTTAGCCCAAATCAAGAACTCAGTTGCAATACAAAAGGCTATTGCCCACTATGAGCAGTACATGGGCCAGAAGGTGCAGCTGCCCACAGAAACCCTCCAGGAGCTGCTGGACCTGCACAGGGCCATTGAGAAAGAGGCCATTGAAGTCTTCATGAAGAATTCCTTCAAGGATGTGGGCCAAACATTCCAGAAAGAATTAGgg ATGCTGCTGGAAGCAAAACAGGCTGAGTTTTGTAAACAGAACTTGGAGGCATCACAGAATCGTTGCTCAGCCTTACTTCAGAATATTTTTGCTCCTCTAGAAGAAGATGTGAAGAAGGGGATTTTTTCAAAGCCAGGGGGGCATTGTCTTTTCATTCAGAAGAGAGATGTGCTGAAGGCAAAGTACTATCAGGAGCCCAGGAAAGGAATACAG GCTGAAGAAGCTCTGCGAAAATATTTACAGTCCAAGCAGTCTATGAGTGATGCCATTCTACAGACAGACCAGACTCTCACCGcgaaggaaaaggagagggaag AAGCACGTTTGAAATTAGAGGCTGCAAAGGCTGCAGCACAAAGATTGCAAGAGCATCAAAGGAAGACCCGGGAACTGATAGAGTTGAGGGAGAGACAGCATCAGGAACAAGTAAAACAAATAGAGATGCAGAGAGCCATACAGCAGGCAGAGCAACAGAGGGCTTTGGACCGTCAGCTCCAG GAAGAAGCTGCAAAGCAGCAGGAGAGAATCCAAGCTGAAAGGATAAGACTTCAGAATCTAATCTGGCAGCAACAGCATAACGTCCACTCAAAACATAATGGCTGCTTCATAATGTAA
- the LOC136400344 gene encoding guanylate-binding protein 1-like isoform X1 — MAAPVCLIENTEGQLVVNQEALKILSAITEPLVVVAIVGLYRTGKSYLMNKLAGKKEGFSVGSTVQSHTKGIWMWCVPHPEKPKHTLVLLDTEGLGDVEKGDKNNDTQIFALAILLSSTFVYNTMNKIDQRAIDLLHYVTELSNLLWRVASPDTDGVEDTADCVSFFPNLVWTLRDFYLSLETDGQEITADEYLENSLKLKEETDQSTQNFNLPRCCIQKFFPAKKCFIFDSPAHRKKLAQLEKLNNNELDPDFVQQVADFCSYIFQHSKTKTLSGDIKIDGPHLGSLVLTYVNAISRGDLPCMENSVLALAQIKNSVAIQKAIAHYEQYMGQKVQLPTETLQELLDLHRAIEKEAIEVFMKNSFKDVGQTFQKELGMLLEAKQAEFCKQNLEASQNRCSALLQNIFAPLEEDVKKGIFSKPGGHCLFIQKRDVLKAKYYQEPRKGIQAEEALRKYLQSKQSMSDAILQTDQTLTAKEKEREEARLKLEAAKAAAQRLQEHQRKTRELIELRERQHQEQVKQIEMQRAIQQAEQQRALDRQLQEEAAKQQERIQAERIRLQNLIWQQQHNVHSKHNGCFIM; from the exons ATGGCAGCCCCAGTGTGCCTCATTGAGAACACTGAAGGGCAACTGGTGGTTAATCAGGAAGCTCTGAAGATCCTGTCTGCCATCACAGAGCCTCTTGTCGTGGTGGCTATCGTGGGTCTCTACCGCACGGGCAAATCCTACCTGATGAACAAGCTGGCTGGGAAGAAGGAGG GGTTCTCTGTTGGATCCACGGTGCAGTCTCACACCAAGGGAATCTGGATGTGGTGTGTGCCTCATCCTGAGAAGCCAAAACACACCCTCGTTCTGCTTGACACCGAGGGCCTGGGGGATGTAGAGAAG GGTGACAAGAACAATGATACTCAGATCTTCGCACTGGCAATACTACTGAGTAGTACCTTTGTTTACAATACCATGAACAAAATTGACCAGAGGGCTATTGACCTATTGCA TTATGTAACAGAACTATCAAATCTGCTCTGGAGAGTAGCCTCACCTGATACTGATGGGGTTGAAGATACAGCTGACTGTGTGAGCTTCTTTCCAAATTTAGTATGGACTCTGAGAGATTTCTACCTATCCCTGGAAACAGATGGTCAAGAAATCACAGCAGATGAATACCTGGAAAATTCACTGAAGCTGAAGGAAG AGACTGATCAAAGTACTCAGAATTTCAATTTGCCCCGTTGTTGTATACAGAAATTCTTCCCAGCaaagaaatgttttatctttGACTCACCTGCTCACCGGAAGAAGCTTGCCCAGCTGGAGAAACTGAATAACAATGAACTGGATCCTGATTTTGTGCAACAAGTGGCAGATTTCTGTTCCTACATTTTTCAGCATTCCAAGACTAAAACTCTTTCAGGAGACATCAAAATCGATGGACCTC ACCTAGGAAGTTTGGTGCTAACCTATGTCAATGCCATCAGCCGTGGGGATCTACCCTGCATGGAGAACTCAGTATTGGCCTTAGCCCAAATCAAGAACTCAGTTGCAATACAAAAGGCTATTGCCCACTATGAGCAGTACATGGGCCAGAAGGTGCAGCTGCCCACAGAAACCCTCCAGGAGCTGCTGGACCTGCACAGGGCCATTGAGAAAGAGGCCATTGAAGTCTTCATGAAGAATTCCTTCAAGGATGTGGGCCAAACATTCCAGAAAGAATTAGgg ATGCTGCTGGAAGCAAAACAGGCTGAGTTTTGTAAACAGAACTTGGAGGCATCACAGAATCGTTGCTCAGCCTTACTTCAGAATATTTTTGCTCCTCTAGAAGAAGATGTGAAGAAGGGGATTTTTTCAAAGCCAGGGGGGCATTGTCTTTTCATTCAGAAGAGAGATGTGCTGAAGGCAAAGTACTATCAGGAGCCCAGGAAAGGAATACAG GCTGAAGAAGCTCTGCGAAAATATTTACAGTCCAAGCAGTCTATGAGTGATGCCATTCTACAGACAGACCAGACTCTCACCGcgaaggaaaaggagagggaag AAGCACGTTTGAAATTAGAGGCTGCAAAGGCTGCAGCACAAAGATTGCAAGAGCATCAAAGGAAGACCCGGGAACTGATAGAGTTGAGGGAGAGACAGCATCAGGAACAAGTAAAACAAATAGAGATGCAGAGAGCCATACAGCAGGCAGAGCAACAGAGGGCTTTGGACCGTCAGCTCCAG GAAGAAGCTGCAAAGCAGCAGGAGAGAATCCAAGCTGAAAGGATAAGACTTCAGAATCTAATCTGGCAGCAACAGCATAACGTCCACTCAAAACATAATGGCTGCTTCATAATGTAA
- the LOC136400344 gene encoding guanylate-binding protein 1-like isoform X2, with protein MAAPVCLIENTEGQLVVNQEALKILSAITEPLVVVAIVGLYRTGKSYLMNKLAGKKEGFSVGSTVQSHTKGIWMWCVPHPEKPKHTLVLLDTEGLGDVEKGDKNNDTQIFALAILLSSTFVYNTMNKIDQRAIDLLHYVTELSNLLWRVASPDTDGVEDTADCVSFFPNLVWTLRDFYLSLETDGQEITADEYLENSLKLKEETDQSTQNFNLPRCCIQKFFPAKKCFIFDSPAHRKKLAQLEKLNNNELDPDFVQQVADFCSYIFQHSKTKTLSGDIKIDGPHLGSLVLTYVNAISRGDLPCMENSVLALAQIKNSVAIQKAIAHYEQYMGQKVQLPTETLQELLDLHRAIEKEAIEVFMKNSFKDVGQTFQKELGMLLEAKQAEFCKQNLEASQNRCSALLQNIFAPLEEDVKKGIFSKPGGHCLFIQKRDVLKAKYYQEPRKGIQAEEALRKYLQSKQSMSDAILQTDQTLTAKEKEREEARLKLEAAKAAAQRLQEHQRKTRELIELRERQHQEQVKQIEMQRAIQQAEQQRALDRQLQRFKKRTNLPDQAVAQWIEHWIGKLRTQVRDPRSPA; from the exons ATGGCAGCCCCAGTGTGCCTCATTGAGAACACTGAAGGGCAACTGGTGGTTAATCAGGAAGCTCTGAAGATCCTGTCTGCCATCACAGAGCCTCTTGTCGTGGTGGCTATCGTGGGTCTCTACCGCACGGGCAAATCCTACCTGATGAACAAGCTGGCTGGGAAGAAGGAGG GGTTCTCTGTTGGATCCACGGTGCAGTCTCACACCAAGGGAATCTGGATGTGGTGTGTGCCTCATCCTGAGAAGCCAAAACACACCCTCGTTCTGCTTGACACCGAGGGCCTGGGGGATGTAGAGAAG GGTGACAAGAACAATGATACTCAGATCTTCGCACTGGCAATACTACTGAGTAGTACCTTTGTTTACAATACCATGAACAAAATTGACCAGAGGGCTATTGACCTATTGCA TTATGTAACAGAACTATCAAATCTGCTCTGGAGAGTAGCCTCACCTGATACTGATGGGGTTGAAGATACAGCTGACTGTGTGAGCTTCTTTCCAAATTTAGTATGGACTCTGAGAGATTTCTACCTATCCCTGGAAACAGATGGTCAAGAAATCACAGCAGATGAATACCTGGAAAATTCACTGAAGCTGAAGGAAG AGACTGATCAAAGTACTCAGAATTTCAATTTGCCCCGTTGTTGTATACAGAAATTCTTCCCAGCaaagaaatgttttatctttGACTCACCTGCTCACCGGAAGAAGCTTGCCCAGCTGGAGAAACTGAATAACAATGAACTGGATCCTGATTTTGTGCAACAAGTGGCAGATTTCTGTTCCTACATTTTTCAGCATTCCAAGACTAAAACTCTTTCAGGAGACATCAAAATCGATGGACCTC ACCTAGGAAGTTTGGTGCTAACCTATGTCAATGCCATCAGCCGTGGGGATCTACCCTGCATGGAGAACTCAGTATTGGCCTTAGCCCAAATCAAGAACTCAGTTGCAATACAAAAGGCTATTGCCCACTATGAGCAGTACATGGGCCAGAAGGTGCAGCTGCCCACAGAAACCCTCCAGGAGCTGCTGGACCTGCACAGGGCCATTGAGAAAGAGGCCATTGAAGTCTTCATGAAGAATTCCTTCAAGGATGTGGGCCAAACATTCCAGAAAGAATTAGgg ATGCTGCTGGAAGCAAAACAGGCTGAGTTTTGTAAACAGAACTTGGAGGCATCACAGAATCGTTGCTCAGCCTTACTTCAGAATATTTTTGCTCCTCTAGAAGAAGATGTGAAGAAGGGGATTTTTTCAAAGCCAGGGGGGCATTGTCTTTTCATTCAGAAGAGAGATGTGCTGAAGGCAAAGTACTATCAGGAGCCCAGGAAAGGAATACAG GCTGAAGAAGCTCTGCGAAAATATTTACAGTCCAAGCAGTCTATGAGTGATGCCATTCTACAGACAGACCAGACTCTCACCGcgaaggaaaaggagagggaag AAGCACGTTTGAAATTAGAGGCTGCAAAGGCTGCAGCACAAAGATTGCAAGAGCATCAAAGGAAGACCCGGGAACTGATAGAGTTGAGGGAGAGACAGCATCAGGAACAAGTAAAACAAATAGAGATGCAGAGAGCCATACAGCAGGCAGAGCAACAGAGGGCTTTGGACCGTCAGCTCCAG agatttaaaaaaagaacaaacttgcctgaccaggcggtggcgcagtggatagagcattggattgggaagctgaggacccaagttcgagacccgaggtcaccagcttga